From the genome of Pirellulaceae bacterium:
CCACGTACGGTGGCGGCTTGGCCCAGTCGGAAGACAAAGTACCACAGAGCCAGTACAACGGTCAAGAATGTGACGATCTCCAGAATGCCTTCTCGGAACAGGCTGGAAGCCAAGGACTCGATGGGCGCTGCCACAGCCGACTTGCGCTCCTGCACCAAAATCCACAAATCGCTCTTTTCGGGTTCGAGATTGGTTTGGGATGCCGCTTGCGGCAGTTCGACCTGATCAGCACAAGCAATCCATGGCCCTTCAAAGCGCTGACCTCCGTCAAATGTGGCCACTGGATCGTGATAGTTATCCAGGCCGGTGGTGGTCAAGGCATTGATAACTGGAATGGCGATCTGTGGAATCATGGTTGCCTTCATCAGCTCGGCTTCCAAATTACGAAAATATGGATGCTGCAACAGTGTGCCGCGCTGATTCCCACTGCGGCCATCAAACAACACCGCCATTCGATCCAGTTGGTCGGCTTGGTAGTCCTGTTGGCTTAGCAAATCGAAGTCGCCCAAGTTAATGGTCAAGACCAACACCCCAATCGGCATTTCCGAATCGGGACGTTGATCGGCCTGATCAGCGTCGTGCGGTTGATCCCAAATGGGAGCGCTGACGGCAATCTTCCATTTGCCCGTCGAGGTCGAGCGGAACGAGGCCGATAAACGTGTTGTCCGTGTAGGCGTATGCTGCAACGCTGTCTCGCTCGGAAGCCCGTCCGCCCGCTGACCGGTGAAATAGCTGCGAAAAGCAAAATTCTGCCCTACAGGACTGACCGCAGTCTTGCCCTCCAGTTCGTCGGTAAAGGCGATTCCAAGGTTGGTTCCTTGTGCGTCGTTTATAAACAACGAATTGAGCAGGGACTGGCCGCGATGGCGTTGAGTGGCCAGCAAGTCCAAACGCTGTTGCAAATACGCTTCTAGAGCCGCATGTTCGGGCATCATTTGAATCTTGAGCGTCACCGCCGGGTCGCTATGGCCCGCAGCGATCTCGGCCAAAGCTTCATTGCCAGCTTCTGTACAGCGTTTGAGGAGCTGGCCCAAATCCGCGCGAGTCGTTTCGGTCTGGACAATGCTAAATAGCGACTGCAGCTCCGACTGTAATGTTCGCGCGGCATAACGCGCGGCAAAGCGATTGCTTTCCAGCGCGCGCTGCACAACGCTGCGTTCAGATTGTTCGAGTGCCATTTTCTGACTGCGCGCCGAAAATAGGATCATCAGGCTCATGAGCAGCAACGGCCCAACCAGACCTAGCAGATACAGTGGTCGGCGATTACGCTGTCGTCGCCGGTTGTCCAATGCCCCGATAACCTGCTGGACATTTTGGAATCGCTGCCGTGGATTGACCTGCAGGCAGCGGTCGATGATTTGTGCAAAATGTTTGTCGATACCACGTCGACGATAATGCAGCCGTGGCCGTGGCGAATTCTGAATGAGCTGCCGATATTTTTGTAGACGGTCCAATACCGAGCTGGTCGTGTCGAGTGCCTCGACGGTCTGCGGTGAACGGTAGGGTGGCGCGCCGACCAACAGCGTGTAGGCGATGGCTCCCAAAGCATACACGTCCCACGTTACATCGGGCGTAGCTTGAATGTCGGCTTGTTCAGGCGCCATGTAGAACAGGGTGCCCAGTGAAGCTGAGGTGTCGCCCGCCATACGCCCTTGGCCAAAGTCCGCCAGTCGTGGGCGGAATGAATGATCCAGCAGCACGTTGGCGGGCTTGAGATCGCAGTGCAGGATGCCTTTGCCGTGCGCAAAGCTGAGTCCTTCAGCAATTTCACGCATCAAATTGACCGTCTGCGCGACGCTCAATTCTTCTTTGGCGCGCACTAGGTCTTCCAATGATCCGTTTTCCAGGAACTCCATGACATAGTACGGCGGATCGTGATCCCAACCCACCTTCAATACTTGCACCACGTGTCGCGCAGCTGACATGTCGGCCAACAAACTGACCTCGCGGCGCAACAACTCCATGTTCAGGCTGCC
Proteins encoded in this window:
- a CDS encoding protein kinase, which encodes MSLDYTQSQTAGDRRRSEELSLQSRQPPTLSGYQILRPLGEGAFGQVWLASDLNTHRPVAIKCYLHRGSLNMELLRREVSLLADMSAARHVVQVLKVGWDHDPPYYVMEFLENGSLEDLVRAKEELSVAQTVNLMREIAEGLSFAHGKGILHCDLKPANVLLDHSFRPRLADFGQGRMAGDTSASLGTLFYMAPEQADIQATPDVTWDVYALGAIAYTLLVGAPPYRSPQTVEALDTTSSVLDRLQKYRQLIQNSPRPRLHYRRRGIDKHFAQIIDRCLQVNPRQRFQNVQQVIGALDNRRRQRNRRPLYLLGLVGPLLLMSLMILFSARSQKMALEQSERSVVQRALESNRFAARYAARTLQSELQSLFSIVQTETTRADLGQLLKRCTEAGNEALAEIAAGHSDPAVTLKIQMMPEHAALEAYLQQRLDLLATQRHRGQSLLNSLFINDAQGTNLGIAFTDELEGKTAVSPVGQNFAFRSYFTGQRADGLPSETALQHTPTRTTRLSASFRSTSTGKWKIAVSAPIWDQPHDADQADQRPDSEMPIGVLVLTINLGDFDLLSQQDYQADQLDRMAVLFDGRSGNQRGTLLQHPYFRNLEAELMKATMIPQIAIPVINALTTTGLDNYHDPVATFDGGQRFEGPWIACADQVELPQAASQTNLEPEKSDLWILVQERKSAVAAPIESLASSLFREGILEIVTFLTVVLALWYFVFRLGQAATVRGKMVAPGSDSKSTVTEDVRL